AACAAAAATATCAATAGGAGAATCAACCTGtgcttggatggttaggaggaaaGTGGTACCCCAGCCCATCAGAGTTCAAATCGCaaatttgacactttggtgtctcatagaAAGGCGGAATATTTGTTCCGTGGGAGGTGACATTTCCGTCAACATCGAGAGGCATGTGGTgaattcgtcaatctcaagatccGCTAGATCAGGTTTCTTCGACGCAGTCTCTCAgagatgctcataggggtagggtgtgcgtgcatgCGTTAATAGGGGTGAATGTGTGCGCGTATGTGTAACCGTCTTTGATTGTACTATGTTTCGTAAAAAAAAATCAACAGCTAATTGTACGGCACACAGCTGCAAGACTGCTGAAGCTAGCGATATGCGATCCTCACGTCGGGATTAGAAACGATCGCTCCGCTTAGATTTTCTTTTGCCTTTTCCCTGCACCAACCGACAGTTGAATCAGTGTACTAAACTACTACCACACAAGATGAATTGACAGAGTAATCTGCTGAGAAGCTAGCTAGTTTTAGACCTGCCAATATTAATACATGTTTTTTTAAACATTTTGCACAATTCCACGACCCATGTTGAATTTTTGTAACTAGGTCTCTGGCTACTTTATCCTAATGATGAGGTCTCCGGTTACTGATTGGCTTAAACTTGCGACTATTGGAATTTGCCCACTAGATCAAGATTTCTTTTTTCCTTCCCACTTGAATCAAGTATAATAACTCCAAACTTACCTGTTTAGAGAAGCTACCCATCAAGGTAGCGTGGACAGTAGTATAAATACACAACTCACCGTGGCAGCCCATCTCATCCACCCTCATACCCACATTTATTGCCTTGACTTTTTAGAGAGGCATAGCCGCAGATGGAGTACTCGATGAAGCAGCTGGCTGCAGTGATGCTCTTAGCTCTCGCGTATGCCATGATCGTCACCGCCCAGACCATGGAACAGGATATGGTGGATTCCCACAACGTGGTACGCGCCAACGTCAGTGTGCCGCCAGTGTCGTGGGACCCCACGGTGGCGGCGTACGCAGAGGCGTGGGCGGAGAAGCGCCGTGCCGACTGTTTGGTGGAAAACTCTCCGCAGGGCCGTCCATACGGAGAGAACATCGTCGGGGCCAACGGGACCGAATGGAACCATGTCGATGCCGTGAACTTTTGGGTGTTGGAAAAGCAGTACTACGACCATGCCACCAACACCTGCTCAGCGCCTCCCGGTGAGTCGTGTGATGCATACACTCAGCTGGTGTGGAGGGACACGAAGTTCATTGGCTGCGCCGGTGTCATTTGCGATGGCGACGTTGGCGTCTTTCTCATCTGCAGCTACGACCCACCGGGCAACGTGGTGGGGCAGAGTCCATACTAGGCTACCTACGTAATAAGCATGTGGCTACACATGCATGTATGCTAGTACCGTGTTGCATAAATAAATAATGGACATAATGGACACTTCAAGGGTTCTCGGACTGATGACACCCACGTTTGTGTTTGTGTGGGTGGATTCCCTCCTCCCCTCCTCCATTTCACTCTTGTATTGTTCCGGGTTTTgattgttttcttttctattacTTGTGactgaatttttattttgtttgtgtttgagctTGTTATTATGAATATGTCTGAGGTTTGATATGGACAGATTTCTAGTTAAGTTGACATGGAAAAAACCCAATAAAAGGTAGATCCATATAGCAGTTCAAAGAGTACATTAGTAATTTGGATTATACATTCCTGATCTACATAAAACAATAGAAAAACTAAAATCAGATAATAAAGAAACGCCCCTTCTTCCCGAAGTAGAAGATAGGCTCTTCCCCTCTCTCTTCTTCCTTCGACTCTCCCTGACCTAGACCTCAGATGGTACAGAAAAGAAGGGGCGTTTCTCTATTGCAGGCTGCAGCAGGGGAGAAGCACAGGAGAAGTTCAGACATTGTGTAGAAGAACACATAGCCTGGTGCATTCAAAACCGAGCAACCAGAAGATGATCAACGGATTCGATGCATTGCCGCTTCTACTTACGCCTTTGGGAAAAGGCTAACGAGAGATTTGATATTCCTTTCATTCACACCAACTCTTGGGCGAATCTTTCCTTCACGGAATGGTGGAACTTGATATCCTCGGGACAAAACTGTAGGGGGTGGCATCACTTGCCATGCTCATTATATGGGAGACTTGGAATGAGAGAAATGATAGAGTGTTCAAGAACAAGCGTGCTACGTCGCAAGTCATCTTTGATAGGATTACAAAAGAAGCAAGCCTTTGGGTGGTAGCCGGTGCTAAGAGTTTGAGTCAATTGATGCCGCGAGAGTGATTTGTAATAATTATATTCGAACCTTTTTTCTTTCTTGTGAACTCCTTTCTTAATCAATGaatgggcaaagcttttgccctcgTTAAAAAAAAAACCGAGCAACCGATTCTGGTTCATGACAAACGTGCACGGTCGAGCAGGATAACTTTATCTGCGTGTACGAGAACCTGCAGTGTTGAGGAACAGACAAAGCTGTGGTTTCTCAACAGCAACGAAATAAATGTCTGCTCTTCAAGGAAAGGCAATAGTTCATGTTGAAAATTATATAAATCTGAAGAGACGAGAACAGCGAATGCATAAAAGTGTACGGACTTCTTACCGTGAGTTCCCAAGGAGAATTTGCTGTTCCAGAACATTTATGCACTAAACCctaacacttattatggatcacaTGGACTATTACAAATTTAATTTGGGATCCAAATTGTCTCTGAAACAGGGCATGTACAAGCCAGTACTGCATCCAGGATTCCGACTGGCTAGTGAGTTACAGCAGCTGCGGCAGTAGCCATGTATATGAAAACTAGGTCTCTGGGTACTTTATCCTAACGATGAAGTCTCCGATTACTGATTGGGTTGAACTTTTCTACTATTGGAATTTGCCCACCAGGTCAAGATTTCTTTTTTTCCTTCCCACTTGAATCATGTATAATAACTCCAAGCTTACTTGCTTAGAGAAGCTACCCATCAAGGTAGCGTGGACAGTAGTATAAATACACAACTCACCGTGGCAGCCCATCTCATCGACCCTCATACCCACACTTATTGCCTTGACTTTTTAGGGAGGCATAGTGTAGATGGAGTACTACTCAATGAAGCAGCTAGCGGTAGTGATGCTCTTAGCTCTCGCGTCTGCCATGATCGTCACCGCCCAGAACATGGAACAAGACATGGTGGATGCCCACAACGCGGTACGCACTAACGTCAGTGTGCCGCCAGTGTCATGGGACCCCACGGTGGCTGCGTACGCAGAGGCGTGGGCGGAGAAGCGCCGTGCCGACTGTTTGGTGGAATTCTCTCCACAGGGCCGTCCATACGGAGAGAACATCGTCGGGGCCAACGGGACCGAATGGAAGGGGGTCGACGCCGTGGACTTTTGGGTGTTGGAAAAGCAGTACTACGACCATGCCACCAACACCTGCTCAGCGCCTCCCGGCGAGTCGTGTGATGCGTACACTCAACTGGTGTGGAgggatacgaagttcattggttgCGCCGGTGTCATTTGCGATGGCGACGTTGGCGTCTTTCTCATCTGCAGCTACGACCCACCGGGCAACGTGGTGGGACAGAGTCCATACTAGGCTACCTACGTAATAAGCATGTGGCTACACATGCATGTATGCTAGTAGCGTGTTGCATAAATAAATAATGGACACTTCAAGGGTTCTCGGACTGATGACACCCACGTTTGTGTTTGTGTGGGTGGATTCCCTCTTCCCATCCTCCATTTCACTCTTGTATTGTTCCGGGTTTTgattgttttcttttctattacTTGTGactgaatttttattttgtttgtgtttgagctTGTTATTATGACTATGTCTGAGGTTTGATATGGACAGATTTCTAGTTAAGTTGACATGGAAAAAACCCAATAAAAGGTAGATCCATATAGCAGTTCAAAGAGTACATTAGTAATTTGGATTATACATTCCTGATCTACATAAAACAATAGGATAACTAAAATCAGATAATAAAGAAACGCCCCTTCTTCCCGAAGTAGAAGATAGGCTCTTCCCCTCTCTCTTCTTCCTTCGACTCTCCCCGACCTAGACCTCAGATGGTACAGAAAAGAAGGGGCGTTTCTCTATTGCAGGCTACAGCAGGGGAGAAGCACAGGAGAAGTTCAGACATTGTGTAGAAGAACACATAGCCTGGTGCATTCAAAACCGAGCAACCGATTCTGGTTCATGACAAACGTGCACGGTCGAGCAGGATAACTTTATCTGCGTGTACGAGAACCTGCAGTGTTGAGGAACAGACAAAGCTGTGGTTTCTCAACAGCAACGAAATAAATGTCTGCTCTTCAAGGAAAGGCAATAGTTCATGTTGGAAATTATATAAATCTGAAGAGATGAGAACAGCGAATGCATAAAAGTGTACGGACTTCTTACCGTGAGTTCCCAAGGAGAATTTTCTGTTCCAAAACATTTATGCACTAAACCctaacacttattatggatcacaTGGACTATTACAAATTTAAATTGGGATCCAAATTGTCTCTGAAACAGGGCATGTACAAGCCAGTACTGTATCCAGGATGCCGACTGGCTAGTGAGTTACAGCAGCTACGGCAGTAGCCATGTATATGAAAATTAAAATGAATGCCCATCATTATGAAATCATGGGCCAACTGGTTTCATAACAGTCTCAGTAAAGTATAAGAAAACAAAATGCCAAGAAAAGCAGTACACAGTTGAAAGAAGCAAATGGTCCGTGGTACGTTACTACAAAGCCATGTAAAACACATCAAAAGCACACCAATACAAGATTTTGCaagttgttttatttttctttgctgtaaacacaaagtagcagcAGAAAAGTGAACCAGTTGGAACATGAGATGTAGCAGCAGTCGTCGAACCTTTGACAAGAGGAGCGGCGAGTCTTCCTTCCGGCGAGCTACACATGTAGCCAACagcctgcatcaacaaaagttaACCTACTAGCTAATATTCATGAGGAAACGAGTACTAGTGCAAATAAAGGTTGGCAGTTGAGTGACTCACATACACTTTTATCAGTTTATGGATCAACAAGCAGAAGCAGCTGTCAATATCGGAGAGTATGCCGGACTCGGTGGCCCACAGTACGGATTCTAGGACATTGGCGCAGCAATGTGAAGAACTCCAGGGACTGAGACTGAGATGATTTCTTGAAAGTCTAAATGCTGGAGGTTCACGAGGAACTCAATGCCATGTGGGGGCACCTGTCATGCTGTTGAGGTTGACTAGGTACAAATTTTTCCAGAATCGCTATAGCACCTTCCTCCATCTCTAGCCGCTCCAGATGAGGAAGGTCTCTTAACGAACCTTGAGGCTGGGGAACATCAGCTGCTCTCCACTGAAAACTTCGGACAAAAATAGCCCCGTCAAATTTGACAACCTAGAAAGGTATTGCGGAGGGTCCTCTATCAGCCGTGACAAAGATAGACGCAGTGAATACAAGTTTTGACTTACAGCTTCAAAAGATTCTTCGTCTAACTGGCCCCTCAAACTTAGCTTTTGCATGTTTGCCGGGCGGGCATTGAACCAGCTGAGAACCTCGTTGTCATCACTTGCAATCACATTCAGGTAGGAAAACTGCATCGGAACTAAAATTGTCTTCACATTGAATAACCTTTCACTTGCCTAGCTCAGCTCCCCAGTTCTCTTAGAGTAGATCGAATCAGCAAACAAAATTTCCTAATTTCTTGGAGTAGATCGAATCAGCAAACAAATCCTGCACCCCGAGCCAAATCGCTCAGTTAAAATCAAGTGCCGATCCATACACACGCGGCGCGGCTAAGGCGTCAACAAAACGGCAGGCGACCTCAACCATCTGTGCACACGCATTTTTCGATAAAGATCATATATTAATATCACGTAGATAACAAttgcacccagcctctgcaataaCATCATGTCTTAATGACATAAAAAATGCACACAgtcaaaaaaagagaaaaaaattacaaaaagaaaaatcccgCTACAGAGATCCATAACTTGAAACAGCAACACTGACCCCAAGTATCATTCCAAGTCAGATTTTATTGTCTTGTATATGAGAGTTTCAGCTCCTAGCTCCTGTAGTCTGCTTGAAAATATCTGCTTCTTCTTATTTATACCTCATTTGCCTTGTCTGTCATATTCatctgaagaagaggtggaggggcTGACGGAAAGGTATTAGGAGCACGGCCGGGATTCTTGAGAGCACGGTGCCGAAGGCCCAGATGTGGTGTCGTTCGGGTGCTGCTAGGGTAGGCGGAGAAGGAGCACAACTTCCCGTCCGGTGCCATCGCCTCTTCAAAAACGTCATGTACCACCTCTTCTCCGTGTTCGCGTGGCTCGTCACTCTTGATGGCCTTGAGAGCGGCGCTCTCTTCTGCTTCCGCGCGGCCGGCCACTTGGTAGAGAACTCCCGCTCCCCTCCCATGCGTCCTCGAATGCGCGCACGTGCGGCAACTCAACTGCCCTTCCCCGGCGAAATGTGGGACGTGTGAGAGAAGAGAATACATTTTTCTATTGCTTTGTGGCTAAGGTCAGACTAACTCGTCGTGAGTATTTTATGGTGAGCATAGTAGCCTCTCAAGCCAAGCTTGGAATAACACCCAGGTGACGAAATTTAAGATATAGTTGTACAAGTAGCAAACAGTTGAAAAAAATGCTCACCGACTACCATGACACACGATGAATCAACGGAGTAACATGTGTTATGAACGCGATAAGCAAATAACGAAAAACAAACAAGAACAGGAGAATGGAACACTAGATTTTACAACCAAGAGAGGGAAAAACAAGAGCGCCGGCCAGGGAAACTTCACTATATAAAGAGTATTTACAAACGTCGTGAATTATCTTATGAAGTGTTTGATCCTAGCCGAcagcaacatacaagaggcacAAATAGACAGAAACAACGATCCATAAGAATTCACCCCGAGCCTCTCCTCTCTTCGCTTCATCTTTAGCCatcttattgaatttgaattACAGCTATCACAATCTGCTCGGTAAGCTAATCTCAACCTGCCAATAAAAACAATTTGTTTTTACCGTTCGCATGATGCGACGACGCATGCTAGATTTTTGTAAGTACATGTCCAGTTACATTTTCCTTACtattgttaagcttcatgcactagccacttgaaccaaaagtccgaactgatggaaagggctaggcaatctacttgtacacgtCAACACCCCCTCTCACATGTGACGGGGAGACGAGAGGACAAGTCAACACatgtagagaggcaaagaggcagcggAAGGCTGGAACCACACGGCAGGAGAGGCAGCAGAAGGCCGGGACCACACGCCACACGGCAGGAGGCTGTGGGGAGAGGAGATAATTTTTAGAATAAATTGAGAAAGCCAgggtttgaactcgagacctggggctctgataccatgttaagcttcatgcactagccacttcaaccaaaagtccgaactgatgaaaaaggttaggcaatctacttgtacacgtCAACAACTATGATATCTCCATTTACTGATTGGATTGAACTTTTCTACTGTTGAAATTTAATCCAGTAACTACGCCGAGATACACTTTTTTTCTGTTTGAAGTAAGTATAATAACTCCAAACTTAGCTGcttagactagccacaatgggagtatcataagtagtatcatgcataccaTGTTggtaaaaatctgatgtggcacatcaattaatgaggtAAGAGATTagagtggtatcataatatgataccgtatcatagcacggaaaactagaaaacttaatagcaaacacatcatgtacacacatttgcatttagattctacaaaacattaaatatgatgatactatgatactatcttatgataTTATGCATTGTGGGGTTAGTATCATAAAatagtatcatgtgcatgatactagtgcaTGATACTTcctattgtgactagtcttagagGAGCTACCCATCGAGCTAGCTGGTGCACTAGTGTAAATACACAACTCACATACACAGCTCCATTGTTTTGACTCCAAGCTTAGattttattttgccttttttttttccTGCGCCAACAGTTTAACTTAATTGGCACAAGCCAAGTTTAAGGGAAGCCAAGTCATGTATAGTGTGAAGTACAACTTttaacttgtctttttcttcttaCACTTGTTTAACTGTAATGATATTTTGATGATGCCTCACTTGAGACATTGTGGTACAAGTTGCAACTGGTTGAATGCTCACCGTTGAGTTAGTGCACTAATTAAACTACCGTGACACACGGTAAATCCGCGGAGTGATCTGCTTGGTAAGCTAATTCGTCTCAACCTGCCGGTAAATATATTTGTTTTTCACAGTTTGCACAATCAAGCCTACACGCGCATTCATATGTATGCAGCGGACGAAGCATGCTTGTTTTTCTTTGGTTCCTGCCGAGCCTATCCATACTAGGGAAGACTCATTAGAACGAAAAGTCTTTTTCAAATTGAGGGATTTGAGAAAAGACGATCGTCTTTTCCATTTTCTTCTAGGGATCCAGTGATCGACGAGTGCGTGCTGATCTGCAATCGAGCCTTCACGAATCACAGGATAGGCAGTTTTCATAGGAAAAAGCAAATAGTACTATCAATTAATTAGCAAGGGTTATGCTTCCTTTGGCGATAAGTACCAGCGGGGTTTGGAAGTTTAAGGCAAGCTCAGTCTTTTTCTTCTTACACTTGTTTATCGTCAGCTGGGCAGGCCAATGCCTCGTCATGAAATTTTGATGATGCCATTTGAGCCATTTTTGTAGAAGTAGCAAATATTTGAATGACAAATGAAACCGCTTAATCAATGTACTGTACTAAACTATCACCGCACGTGATATATCGGTAGACTAATCTGCTGCGCGGCAAGCTATTTCTCATCCGGCCAATGAATTTTTTATTTCACAGTTTGCACAATTCCATGACTCATGTTGGATTTTTGTAAATATGTTTCTGGTTATTTTTTCTCTAACGATGATGATGTCTTCGATTACTTATTTGTTTGAACTTTTGGAATATTAGAGTTTGCCTAATACTTGGAGAATTTTTTTTCCATTTGAATCAAGTATAATTACTTCAAGCTTAGCTTCTTATACAAGCTACCCGTCAAGATAGCTTGTGCACTAGTTTAAATATACAACTCACCGTGGCTGCCTTTAATATGTTCGATGCCGTTAATATTTGTAGCAGTACCACGTTCATGCCACCAACACCTGCTCTACGCCTCTCGATCAGTCGTGTGAGCACTACACGCAGGTGGTGTGGAGGGACACGAAGGCCATTGGCCGCGCCGGTGTCGTTTGTGATGGCAACGCTGACGTGTTTATCATTTGTAGCTACAGCCCACCGGGCAACGTGGTGGGCCAGACTCCATACTAGTCTACGTACATAGTATGCATGTGGCTACACACGCATATACGCTAGCGGTGTGTTGTACAAATAAATATCTTAAGGACACCCCTAGAGGGCTCAGATGACCAATAATTCACTAAATTCTTGATTAAAACCCACATTTTGTGTTTGTGTGGGTAGAATCCCTTCCACTCTTGTATCCTTCTGGGATATGATTGCTTTTGTATTTTTCCTATAACTTGTGGCTTTGTTTGTACTTGTTCGTATTTCAGCTTGTTATTATGATTGTAAGATGTTTGGGGTGGATGGGTTTCTAGCTTAGTTGGCATCGAAAAAAAACCCAACGAAAAGATAGATCGATATAGCTGTTGAAAGAGTACCTTACTATCTTGGCTTATAAACAAGACATAAAAGAAATAAAATCAAATAAAAAAGCAAACGCCACTTCTTCCCGAAGTAGAACATAGGCTCTTCCGCTCTCTcttcttcccccccccccccccccgactcTACCTGACCTTAGACATCATATGGTACATAATAGAAAGAGGGATATGGATTCCGCAACAAATACTAAACTAGGTGATTAGGTATGACCTTGTGCATGCATCAACATCGTTCTGGTGCAAGGTTATCCCCATTGAAATGAGGGAGATATGACCTTGTGCACGTATGAGCTCATGAGAGGAGACACCAAATCCGTAACAGTACTCACGGCCAGTGTAATCTAAGCGCGAGAATACCCGTCGGCTGCGTTGCATGGAGCCGTCTTCGTCCAAGGTTGAGGTGGAGGGGCCAGGGAGCGGTCTGAGGAGCTGCGTGCATTGCTTAGTCGGGAttcgttagggcatggtgccagaGGCCAGAGGTGAAGGTGTGCATTCCAAGTTTCCAACGCAACAACagattgtgacgtggtgttcattCCGCGGTCTGCTGAGGTAGACGGAGTAGCTAGGAGCACAACTTCCCGTCCTGCGCCACCAGCCCTGCCGCGCTCCCCAGCTGCTTGTCCGCGTCCGCGTGAAAACTTACATTATAGAGGGAAGTATGCTCACGTTGTGCCAATGTCATCGTCAGATTTATAGGGTGAGAAGTAACCGCTCAAGCCAAGCTTAGTTCCAAAGGGAGAAAAAGAGCCAACGACCAGCTGGCTGCTTTCAAAATATGCTGAGCGTGCAACTAATGTTAGACACAAGGATGATTGATGGCACTAGAGCCATATATCTGCCAGAATACCAAGTTTAGTTCCAAAGAAAAAGAAGGAGCTAGCATGTAGTTATCCATCAATATGCTTGTTTATTTTTTGAGGTAGAAGAAGCCACGATGGAGGTAGGACCGTAGGTGAAGCCACGACCTGGTTAAGCTAGAGCTGGAAGGAAATGATCGTGCTCTCGTTTCTTATTTCTTTTACATTGTTACACAAGCCGTCAAGGGTGTTGGCGTGCCAGGATATATACAATCGATCCATCCAACCCCCCGCTTAGATTTTCTTTTGACTTTTTTTTACCACAATTTGGCACAAGAAAAGCTTAACTCGTTTTGTTtactaggacaatgcccgcgcgttgctgcggataaGCAAAATATGTTCACttggaaaataaaaagaaagcttctaacctGTGATAGCTTCTCCGTCAAAATAAACTCAAACCCATAGAAGACTCCATACAAGTGAAAACTCCCACACAAACGCCACAACATACATAGCGAGGCTTCAGCGGGTGGCagcctccttatatgattagaagCCATCGAGCGAGTCCATGGATGGTCACTCTGAAATCCCCACGGGGCTAATTGATCACCGGTCGATATCAACCTGCTTCACACAACGCTAATCATCACGAGAAGGGGCTTCACACATGAATTGTATCAATGATGTTTGTCCGAGTGGAAACAAGCCAGTACAAACGCGTTGCTCCGAAGGCGAGACAAAAGGATGCGGACAACAAGGCGACCAAAAAACTGCCCGAGCATTGCAACCAAAAAACTGACGCAGCCCAACCTTTACTTGGTTTGATTTTTGGAGAAAAGTTATATTGAAAAATTGCTACTAATGTTTGTAATGGTTTGGCATTGGATCAAAAACCCTATGAAAAATtccattttttgaattttgaacctCCAAATAATTCAAAGACATTATATGtgtatttgaaacaaaaatcaAACAATTAGAAGTTACCTTTTAGCTGCCTTCCCTCAATGAACGTCTGAAATCAGAATTTGTAGTAAGTCACAAGCAGTGAGCCAACTTTGTTTCAGTTTTGAAGACGCGCATAGCTAGCGAAATCTGGTCTTAACGGAAAACTGATAAGCAGGGGCAACCCCATCTCTCATATGCAGGAATCCACTCGCAGGACCACATGGTATCATCTATTTCACCACGCAGTATCACATTGCAAGAGCCACGATAGTCACAAAATAATAGGGGGCAAGCCAAATAATTTCAATATGCACAGAACTTAAAGCCTCGAGAAagatttagtttttttttttagaaatgggggaaatccccggcctctgcatccaaaggatgcacatagCCTTTTATTGCATCATCCAAAAAG
This Lolium perenne isolate Kyuss_39 chromosome 1, Kyuss_2.0, whole genome shotgun sequence DNA region includes the following protein-coding sequences:
- the LOC127341521 gene encoding pathogenesis-related protein 1-like encodes the protein MEYSMKQLAAVMLLALAYAMIVTAQTMEQDMVDSHNVVRANVSVPPVSWDPTVAAYAEAWAEKRRADCLVENSPQGRPYGENIVGANGTEWNHVDAVNFWVLEKQYYDHATNTCSAPPGESCDAYTQLVWRDTKFIGCAGVICDGDVGVFLICSYDPPGNVVGQSPY
- the LOC127341512 gene encoding pathogenesis-related protein 1-like, with the protein product MEYYSMKQLAVVMLLALASAMIVTAQNMEQDMVDAHNAVRTNVSVPPVSWDPTVAAYAEAWAEKRRADCLVEFSPQGRPYGENIVGANGTEWKGVDAVDFWVLEKQYYDHATNTCSAPPGESCDAYTQLVWRDTKFIGCAGVICDGDVGVFLICSYDPPGNVVGQSPY